A part of Heptranchias perlo isolate sHepPer1 unplaced genomic scaffold, sHepPer1.hap1 HAP1_SCAFFOLD_1036, whole genome shotgun sequence genomic DNA contains:
- the LOC137307530 gene encoding large neutral amino acids transporter small subunit 2-like — VHLIFPVVYLLFWAFLLIFSLWSEPVVCGIGLAIMLTGVPVYFLGVHWQNKPQCFENFVDSVTYFGQKLCLVVYPQETVQKDQELQEMASPVCDSPEEQETAQESSAFNGTVA; from the exons GTGCACCTGATATTCCCCGTCGTCTACCTCCTGTTCTGGGCCTTCCTGCTCATCTTCAGCCTGTGGTCAGAGCCGGTGGTCTGCGGCATCGGGCTGGCCATCATGCTGACCGGCGTCCCCGTCTACTTCCTGGGCGTCCACTGGCAGAACAAGCCCCAGTGTTTCGAGAACTTTGTGG ACAGCGTCACCTACTTCGGCCAGAAGCTGTGCCTGGTGGTCTACCCGCAGGAGACGGTGCAGAAGGACCAGGAGCTGCAAGAGATGGCGTCCCCCGTCTGCGActccccggaggagcaggagacggcCCAGGAGAGCAGCGCTTTCAACGGCACGGTGGCgtga